From the Marinitoga sp. 38H-ov genome, one window contains:
- a CDS encoding MraY family glycosyltransferase, whose protein sequence is MGNYLIIFMLSIIITYIMIPIAKKLRVVDNPDNNLKIHDDAIPYLGGVAIYLSSIWFIEDIRFIIFGTLMLVLGLLDDIMNISPRFRLINEFIGVVLTLLPFYNSLGIIYSIILTILGVTLINAVNMIDGMDGICGGNTLFVILFLSIISNHLNYIYIVVAILGFLLFNFHPAKIFLGDAGSYFLGYTIFYLTVIMTSNHGFGGFSISIIVSALFYTDLFFSFLRRVLNNKSPFFGDRDHIYDKIKRRYNISVKKTAMMTYTFSFLFGIIGIISWDYPYLGLTLALIEFLFLGIYFKLYSYNI, encoded by the coding sequence ATGGGGAACTACTTAATTATATTCATGTTATCAATAATAATAACATATATAATGATTCCTATAGCAAAAAAGTTAAGGGTTGTAGATAATCCGGATAATAATTTAAAAATTCATGATGATGCTATACCGTATTTAGGTGGTGTGGCTATATATTTATCTAGCATATGGTTTATAGAGGATATTAGATTTATTATTTTTGGAACATTAATGCTTGTTTTAGGATTATTAGATGATATAATGAATATCTCTCCAAGATTTAGATTAATTAATGAGTTTATAGGGGTTGTATTGACATTATTACCATTTTATAACTCTCTTGGAATAATTTATTCAATTATTTTAACAATTTTAGGTGTAACATTAATTAATGCAGTAAATATGATAGATGGAATGGATGGAATTTGTGGAGGTAATACATTATTTGTAATATTGTTTTTAAGTATAATTTCAAATCATTTAAATTATATTTATATTGTAGTAGCTATATTAGGTTTTCTTTTATTTAATTTTCATCCAGCAAAGATCTTTTTAGGAGATGCAGGGTCCTATTTTTTAGGATATACTATTTTTTATTTAACAGTTATAATGACATCTAATCATGGATTTGGTGGATTTTCCATATCAATAATAGTTTCAGCTTTATTTTATACAGATTTATTTTTTAGTTTTTTAAGAAGAGTTTTGAATAATAAATCTCCATTTTTTGGAGATAGAGACCATATTTATGATAAAATAAAAAGAAGATACAATATATCCGTTAAAAAAACAGCTATGATGACATATACTTTTTCATTTTTATTTGGTATAATAGGTATTATTAGTTGGGATTATCCTTATTTGGGTTTAACTTTAGCATTGATTGAATTTTTATTTTTAGGAATATATTTTAAATTATATTCCTATAATATTTAA